A stretch of the Acanthochromis polyacanthus isolate Apoly-LR-REF ecotype Palm Island chromosome 22, KAUST_Apoly_ChrSc, whole genome shotgun sequence genome encodes the following:
- the LOC127531866 gene encoding LOW QUALITY PROTEIN: H(+)/Cl(-) exchange transporter 4-like (The sequence of the model RefSeq protein was modified relative to this genomic sequence to represent the inferred CDS: inserted 1 base in 1 codon; deleted 1 base in 1 codon) codes for MEVGEGVSAATPTEEMNGAGNLMDFLDEPFPDVGTYEDFHTIDWLREKSRDTDRHRKITSKSKESIWELIKSLLDAWSGWVVMLLIGLLSGTLAGVIDLAVDWMTDLKEGVCLSAFWYSHEQCCWTSNETTFDDRDKCPQWQKWAELMTGHAEGAGAYVLNYFLYILWALLFSFLAVSLVRVFAPYACGSGIPEIKTILSGFIIRGYLGKWTLLIKTVTLVLAVSSGLSLGKEGPLVHVACCCGNLFCSLFSKYSKNEGKRREVLSAAAAAGVSVAFGAPIGGVLFSLEEVSYYFPLKTLWRSFFAALVAAFTLRSINPFGNSRLVLFYVEYHTPWYMAELVPFILLGVFGGLWGTLFIRANIAWCRRRKTTQLGKYPVLEVIAVTGITAVLAYPNPYTRRSTSELISELFNDCGALESSQLCDYINNSNMSRPVDDIPDRPAGPGVYNALWQLALALIFKIVITIFTFGMKIPSGLFIPSMAVGAIAGRIVGIAVEQMAYHHHDWIIFKNWCRPGADCVTPGLYAMVGAAACLGGVTRMTVSLVVIMFELTGGLEYIVPLMAAAVTSKWVADAFGKEGIYESHIQLNGYPYLDVRDEFXHRTLATDVMRPRRNDPPLAVLTQDSTTVEDVETLIKDTDYNGFPVVVSRESERLIGFVQRRDLTLAIKNARQKQDGVVSSSVVYFTEDAPQLLASNPQPLKLRRILNLSPFTVTDHTPMETVVDIFRKLGLRQCLVTRSGRLLGIITKKDVLRHMAQMMNQDPESIMFN; via the exons ATGGAGGTCGGAGAAG GTGTCAGCGCTGCCACGCCCACAGAGGAGATGAATGGAGCTGGAAATCTGATGGACTTTCTGGACGAGCCTTTTCCTGACGTGGGGACGTATGAAGATTTCCACACCATCGACTGGCTGAGGGAGAAATCCAGAGACACGGACCGTCACCGCAAA ATCACCAGTAAGAGCAAAGAGTCCATCTGGGAGCTGATCAAGAGCCTGCTGGACGCCTGGTCAGGATGGGTGGTGATGCTGCTCATCGGCCTGCTCTCAG GTACGCTGGCCGGGGTGATCGACCTGGCGGTGGACTGGATGACGGACCTGAAGGAAGGCGTGTGTCTTTCAGCGTTCTGGTACAGCCACGAGCAGTGCTGCTGGACGTCCAACGAGACGACGTTCGACGACCGGGACAAGTGTCCCCAGTGGCAGAAATGGGCCGAGCTGATGACGGGCCACGCTGAG GGGGCTGGAGCGTACGTGTTGAACTACTTCCTCTACATTCTCTGGGCTCTGCTCTTCTCCTTCCTGGCCGTTTCGCTGGTCCGAGTGTTCGCTCCGTACGCCTGTGGATCAGGAATCCCTGAG ATCAAGACGATCCTCAGCGGCTTCATCATCCGGGGTTATCTGGGGAAGTGGACCCTGCTGATCAAGACGGTGACCCTGGTGCTGGCGGTGTCGTCGGGTCTCAGTCTGGGGAAGGAGGGTCCTCTGGTCCACGTGGCCTGCTGCTGTGGGAACTTATTCTGTAGCCTCTTCTCCAAATACAGCAAGAACGAGGGCAAGCGGAGGGAG GtgctgtcagcagcagcagcagctggagtgTCGGTGGCCTTTGGAGCGCCCATCGGAGGAGTTCTGTTCAGTCTGGAAGAG GTCAGTTATTATTTCCCCCTAAAGACTCTGTGGCGTTCGTTCTTCGCCGCTCTGGTCGCTGCCTTCACGCTGCGCTCCATCAACCCGTTTGGAAACAGCCGGCTGGTGCTGTTCTACGTGGAGTACCACACTCCGTGGTACATGGCCGAGCTGGTTCCCTTCATCCTGCTGGGCGTGTTCGGCGGCCTCTGGGGGACGCTCTTCATCCGGGCCAACATCGCCTGGTGCCGGCGGAGGAAGACCACCCAGCTGGGGAAGTACCCGGTGCTGGAGGTGATCGCGGTGACGGGCATCACCGCCGTGCTGGCGTACCCCAACCCCTACACCCGCCGCAGCACCAGCGAGCTCATCTCGGAGCTCTTCAACGACTGCGGCGCTCTGGAGTCGTCTCAGCTCTGCGACTACATCAACAACTCCAACATGAGCCGGCCGGTAGACGACATCCCAGACCGACCGGCGGGGCCCGGGGTCTACAACGCCCTGTGGCAGCTCGCCCTGGCCCTCATCTTCAAAATCGTCATCACCATCTTCACCTTCGGCATGAAG ATCCCCTCAGGTCTCTTCATTCCCAGCATGGCCGTAGGAGCGATCGCCGGGCGGATCGTCGGGATCGCCGTGGAGCAGATGGCGTACCACCACCACGACTGGATCATCTTCAAGAACTGGTGCCGACCCGGCGCCGACTGCGTCACCCCTGGACTGTACGCCATGGTGGGAGCTGCTGCCTGTCTGG GCGGTGTGACCAGGATGACCGTCTCTCTGGTGGTCATCATGTTCGAGCTGACGGGCGGCTTGGAGTACATCGTCCCCCTGATGGCCGCCGCCGTCACCAGTAAGTGGGTGGCGGACGCCTTCGGGAAGGAAGGCATCTACGAGTCGCACATCCAGCTGAACGGATACCCCTACCTGGACGTCCGGGACGAGT ACCACCGCACCCTGGCCACCGACGTGATGCGGCCGCGCAGGAACGACCCCCCTCTGGCCGTCCTCACCCAGGACAGCACCACGGTGGAGGACGTGGAGACGCTCATCAAAGACACCGACTACAACGGCTTCCCGGTGGTCGTGTCCAGAGAGTCGGAGAGGCTCATCGGCTTCGTTCAGCGCCGGGACCTCACCCTCGCCATCA AAAACGCCCGTCAGAAGCAGGACGGCGTGGTGAGCAGCTCTGTGGTTTACTTCACTGAGGACGCGCCTCAGCTGCTGGCCAGCAACCCTCAGCCTCTGAAGCTGCGG CGCATCCTGAACCTCAGCCCCTTCACCGTCACCGACCACACGCCCATGGAGACGGTGGTGGACATCTTCCGCAAGCTGGGCCTCCGCCAGTGTCTGGTGACCAGGAGCGG